A region of Anolis sagrei isolate rAnoSag1 chromosome 2, rAnoSag1.mat, whole genome shotgun sequence DNA encodes the following proteins:
- the LOC132766343 gene encoding prefoldin subunit 6-like → MAEPLQKKLQAEVEKYQQLQKDISKCMSSRQKLEAQLTENNIVQEELGFLDASNAVFKLIGPVLVKQDMEEAKATVGKRLEYIAGEIKRYESQMGDLERKSEHQRDLLGRLQQDFQKAQAPAGKAAALKA, encoded by the exons ATGGCGGAGCCCCTGCAGAAGAAGCTCCAGGCTGAAGTGGAGAAGTACCAGCAGCTCCAGAAAG ATATCAGCAAGTGCATGTCGTCCCGGCAGAAGCTGGAGGCCCAGCTCACGGAGAACAACATTGTGCAGGAG GAGCTGGGCTTCCTGGACGCCTCCAACGCCGTCTTCAAGCTGATCGGGCCCGTCTTGGTGAAGCAGGACATGGAGGAGGCCAAGGCCACGGTCGGGAAGAGGCTGGAGTACATTGCCGGGGAGAT CAAGCGCTATGAGTCCCAGATGGGGGATCTGGAGAGGAAGTCGGAGCATCAGCGGGACTTGCTGGGGAGGCTGCAGCAGGACTTCCAGAAGGCCCAGGCCCCCGCCGGAAAGGCAGCTGCCCTCAAGGcatga